The following are encoded in a window of Thunnus albacares chromosome 9, fThuAlb1.1, whole genome shotgun sequence genomic DNA:
- the zgc:153738 gene encoding dynein regulatory complex protein 11 isoform X1, whose translation MSQRTYNQLWADAQLELSRLLTEELPPEPPRPEKDRVVFFQRLAMLYVRYIQIFRQLEKIYDQVVHPQKRRVIRAILDAVIGRVLELKNEMVEKEFSEYHYMDDVLQDLKLTPADLEIPIPRYFVSERNKELQERKTMLTNILQMAEVTEREPVMVNNMSQEQAIKIIQVVERARQGRLRAKLNEESRNMNRMYRTKDPGTAGIELAAVCIQKVWRGYIQRKRAKIARAEEMIFLGMAMDPKYRVPCPAEITTQGIEACTRTKQEEHEEDYLKSVVAVTNQLRDVEGHDMSKTMKEQIRQWFIECRDTTGSFPDYPDDEDGGSALIFAEKSPQQLMEEIAAKEEEDANNKPKGKEEKKEKGKQDKGKDDEEEEEAGLKMLPSAFLSDLEVGNKIFRDFWQNRNESRNFCQRHEVELIKEEKRSVIEAEIRVQVDEQMRQELAEWKLAVDKDKGGKTKGNAKKKKGSKSGKKKKKEKDLTADRTLESLCQELVEQGLLKQANNVRLQDYLGDFSYLGTTLRQNDIEPMPSLSDVRQVLSLYAVLPLGSQVLHEKAPLIKAILLVGPAGVGKKMLIHAICQEIGANLFDLSPLNTAGKYPGKSGLAMMLHMVFKIARLLQPSVIWIEDAEKMFYKKVPKEEKELDPKRLKKDLPKSLKLIKGEDRVLIIGTTKDPLSADIKSLCKMYSKIILIPRPDYGSRYILWKQLIKKQGGEVTRALDLSSLAKISDGYTPGHMVKVIQSVITKRRILQQANRPLTAAEFVVPLAKIDPVFQEEEEALKNWYAKTPLGKKRIKAATGKEEEEAAVKDKDSKKKGKK comes from the exons ATGTCGCAAAG GACATACAACCAGCTGTGGGCAGATGCCCAGTTAGAGCTGAGTCGTCTACTAACTGAAGAACTGCCTCCTGAGCCACCACGCCCAGAGAAGGACAGGGTAGTGTTCTTCCAGCGTCTGGCTATGCTTTATGTGCGCTACATCCAAATCTTCCGACAGCTGGAGAAGATCTATGACCAGGTGGTCCACCCTCAGAAGAGACGAGTCATTCGGGCGATTCTGGATGCTGTGATAGGGAGGGTGTTAGAGCTGAAGAATGAAATGGTGGAAAAAGAGTTTTCAGAGTATCACTACATGGATGATGTCCTTCAAGACTTGAAGCTCACACCT GCAGACCTTGAGATCCCGATCCCTCGCTATTTTGTCAGTGAACGCAACAAAGAACTCCAAGAACGAAAGACAATGCTGACAAATATCCTTCAAATGGCGGAGGTTACTGAAAGAGAG CCTGTAATGGTCAATAATATGAGTCAAGAGCAGGCCATTAAGATCATACAAGTGGTGGAGAGGGCCCGCCAAGGACGCCTGAGGGCAAAGTTGAATGAAGAGAGCAGAAATATGAACAGGATGTATAGGACCAAGGACCCAGGGACAGCTGGCATTGAGTTGGCTGCAGTCTGCATTCAGAAG GTGTGGAGGGGCTACATACAGAGGAAGAGAGCAAAGATTGCTCGAGCTGAAGAGATGATTTTTCTTGGAATG GCCATGGATCCAAAATACCGAGTGCCATGTCCTGCAGAAATCACCACCCAAGGCATTGAAGCTTGCACACGAACTAAACAGGAAGAGCATGAAGAAGACTACCTAAAGTCTGTAGTTGCAGTCACAAACCAACTACGAGATGTGGAGGGTCATGACATGAGCAAGACCATGAAAGAACAAATCCGACAGTGGTTCATTGAATGCCG tgATACTACCGGGTCATTCCCAGACTACCCAGATGATGAGGATGGAGGCTCAGCTCTTATTTTTGCTGAAAAGAGCCCTCAGCAG TTAATGGAAGAAATAGCTgcaaaggaagaggaggatgccaacaacaaaccaaaagggaaggaggagaagaaagaaaaggggaagCAGGACAAGGGGAAGGATGATGAGGAG GAAGAGGAGGCGGGGCTGAAGATGCTGCCTTCGGCTTTTCTGTCAGACTTGGAAGTGGGAAACAAAATCTTTCGAG ATTTTTGGCAAAACCGCAATGAGTCCAGAAATTTCTGTCAGAGGCATGAGGTGGAGCTGATcaaggaagaaaagaggagcgTCATTGAGGCAGAGATTCGAGTACAG GTGGATGAGCAGATGAGACAAGAGCTGGCCGAATGGAAGCTAGCTGTGGATAAAGACAAGGGTGGTAAAACCAAAGGAAATGCCAAG aaaaagaaaggatCTAAGAgtgggaagaagaagaaaaaggagaaagattTGACAGCTGATAG GACTCTTGAGTCTCTGTGTCAGGAGCTGGTGGAACAGGGCTTGTTGAAACAGGCAAATAATGTTAGGCTGCAGGATTACTTGG GTGACTTTAGCTACCTTGGGACCACACTGAGGCAAAATGACATTGAACCAATGCCATCATTGTCAGATGTGCGGCAGGTCTTATCTCTGTACGCAGTTTTACCATTAG GCTCTCAAGTGCTACATGAGAAGGCTCCCCTGATAAAGGCCATCCTGCTGGTGGGGCCGGCGGGTGTAGGTAAGAAGATGTTGATCCATGCAATCTGCCAGGAGATAGGCGCCAACCTGTTTGATCTGTCTCCTCTGAACACGGCTGGAAAGTATCCAGGCAAGAGTGGCCTTGCGATGATGCTTCACATGGTCTTTAAG ATTGCAAGACTGCTGCAACCTTCAGTAATATGGATTGAAGACGCAGAGAAAATGTTCTACAAGAAGGTTCccaaggaagagaaagag TTAGATCCCAAACGCTTGAAGAAAGATTTACCCAAGTCTCTCAAGTTGATCAAAGGGGAGGACCGCGTTCTTATAATAGGAACAACTAAAGACCCCCTAAGTGCTGACATCAAGTCACTGTGTAAAATGTACAGCAAAATCATCCTCATCCCGAGACCTGACTACGGCTCAAGATACA TCTTGTGGAAGCAGCTAATAAAAAAGCAGGGAGGTGAGGTAACCAGGGCCTTGGACCTCAGCTCCCTGGCAAAAATCTCTGATGGCTACACCCCAGGTCACATGGTCAAGGTCATCCAGAGTGTTATTACCAAGCGTCGCATCCTGCAGCAGGCAAACAGACCACTGACGGCTGCTGAGTTTGTTGTCCCATTAGCCAAGATCGACCCTGTGTttcaggaagaggaagaggccCTTAAA AATTGGTATGCAAAGACCCCCTTGGGAAAAAAGCGGATTAAGGCTGCCACaggaaaggaagaggaggaggcagcagtTAAAGACAAAGATTCaaagaagaaagggaaaaaatga
- the zgc:153738 gene encoding dynein regulatory complex protein 11 isoform X2, which produces MSQRTYNQLWADAQLELSRLLTEELPPEPPRPEKDRVVFFQRLAMLYVRYIQIFRQLEKIYDQADLEIPIPRYFVSERNKELQERKTMLTNILQMAEVTEREPVMVNNMSQEQAIKIIQVVERARQGRLRAKLNEESRNMNRMYRTKDPGTAGIELAAVCIQKVWRGYIQRKRAKIARAEEMIFLGMAMDPKYRVPCPAEITTQGIEACTRTKQEEHEEDYLKSVVAVTNQLRDVEGHDMSKTMKEQIRQWFIECRDTTGSFPDYPDDEDGGSALIFAEKSPQQLMEEIAAKEEEDANNKPKGKEEKKEKGKQDKGKDDEEEEEAGLKMLPSAFLSDLEVGNKIFRDFWQNRNESRNFCQRHEVELIKEEKRSVIEAEIRVQVDEQMRQELAEWKLAVDKDKGGKTKGNAKKKKGSKSGKKKKKEKDLTADRTLESLCQELVEQGLLKQANNVRLQDYLGDFSYLGTTLRQNDIEPMPSLSDVRQVLSLYAVLPLGSQVLHEKAPLIKAILLVGPAGVGKKMLIHAICQEIGANLFDLSPLNTAGKYPGKSGLAMMLHMVFKIARLLQPSVIWIEDAEKMFYKKVPKEEKELDPKRLKKDLPKSLKLIKGEDRVLIIGTTKDPLSADIKSLCKMYSKIILIPRPDYGSRYILWKQLIKKQGGEVTRALDLSSLAKISDGYTPGHMVKVIQSVITKRRILQQANRPLTAAEFVVPLAKIDPVFQEEEEALKNWYAKTPLGKKRIKAATGKEEEEAAVKDKDSKKKGKK; this is translated from the exons ATGTCGCAAAG GACATACAACCAGCTGTGGGCAGATGCCCAGTTAGAGCTGAGTCGTCTACTAACTGAAGAACTGCCTCCTGAGCCACCACGCCCAGAGAAGGACAGGGTAGTGTTCTTCCAGCGTCTGGCTATGCTTTATGTGCGCTACATCCAAATCTTCCGACAGCTGGAGAAGATCTATGACCAG GCAGACCTTGAGATCCCGATCCCTCGCTATTTTGTCAGTGAACGCAACAAAGAACTCCAAGAACGAAAGACAATGCTGACAAATATCCTTCAAATGGCGGAGGTTACTGAAAGAGAG CCTGTAATGGTCAATAATATGAGTCAAGAGCAGGCCATTAAGATCATACAAGTGGTGGAGAGGGCCCGCCAAGGACGCCTGAGGGCAAAGTTGAATGAAGAGAGCAGAAATATGAACAGGATGTATAGGACCAAGGACCCAGGGACAGCTGGCATTGAGTTGGCTGCAGTCTGCATTCAGAAG GTGTGGAGGGGCTACATACAGAGGAAGAGAGCAAAGATTGCTCGAGCTGAAGAGATGATTTTTCTTGGAATG GCCATGGATCCAAAATACCGAGTGCCATGTCCTGCAGAAATCACCACCCAAGGCATTGAAGCTTGCACACGAACTAAACAGGAAGAGCATGAAGAAGACTACCTAAAGTCTGTAGTTGCAGTCACAAACCAACTACGAGATGTGGAGGGTCATGACATGAGCAAGACCATGAAAGAACAAATCCGACAGTGGTTCATTGAATGCCG tgATACTACCGGGTCATTCCCAGACTACCCAGATGATGAGGATGGAGGCTCAGCTCTTATTTTTGCTGAAAAGAGCCCTCAGCAG TTAATGGAAGAAATAGCTgcaaaggaagaggaggatgccaacaacaaaccaaaagggaaggaggagaagaaagaaaaggggaagCAGGACAAGGGGAAGGATGATGAGGAG GAAGAGGAGGCGGGGCTGAAGATGCTGCCTTCGGCTTTTCTGTCAGACTTGGAAGTGGGAAACAAAATCTTTCGAG ATTTTTGGCAAAACCGCAATGAGTCCAGAAATTTCTGTCAGAGGCATGAGGTGGAGCTGATcaaggaagaaaagaggagcgTCATTGAGGCAGAGATTCGAGTACAG GTGGATGAGCAGATGAGACAAGAGCTGGCCGAATGGAAGCTAGCTGTGGATAAAGACAAGGGTGGTAAAACCAAAGGAAATGCCAAG aaaaagaaaggatCTAAGAgtgggaagaagaagaaaaaggagaaagattTGACAGCTGATAG GACTCTTGAGTCTCTGTGTCAGGAGCTGGTGGAACAGGGCTTGTTGAAACAGGCAAATAATGTTAGGCTGCAGGATTACTTGG GTGACTTTAGCTACCTTGGGACCACACTGAGGCAAAATGACATTGAACCAATGCCATCATTGTCAGATGTGCGGCAGGTCTTATCTCTGTACGCAGTTTTACCATTAG GCTCTCAAGTGCTACATGAGAAGGCTCCCCTGATAAAGGCCATCCTGCTGGTGGGGCCGGCGGGTGTAGGTAAGAAGATGTTGATCCATGCAATCTGCCAGGAGATAGGCGCCAACCTGTTTGATCTGTCTCCTCTGAACACGGCTGGAAAGTATCCAGGCAAGAGTGGCCTTGCGATGATGCTTCACATGGTCTTTAAG ATTGCAAGACTGCTGCAACCTTCAGTAATATGGATTGAAGACGCAGAGAAAATGTTCTACAAGAAGGTTCccaaggaagagaaagag TTAGATCCCAAACGCTTGAAGAAAGATTTACCCAAGTCTCTCAAGTTGATCAAAGGGGAGGACCGCGTTCTTATAATAGGAACAACTAAAGACCCCCTAAGTGCTGACATCAAGTCACTGTGTAAAATGTACAGCAAAATCATCCTCATCCCGAGACCTGACTACGGCTCAAGATACA TCTTGTGGAAGCAGCTAATAAAAAAGCAGGGAGGTGAGGTAACCAGGGCCTTGGACCTCAGCTCCCTGGCAAAAATCTCTGATGGCTACACCCCAGGTCACATGGTCAAGGTCATCCAGAGTGTTATTACCAAGCGTCGCATCCTGCAGCAGGCAAACAGACCACTGACGGCTGCTGAGTTTGTTGTCCCATTAGCCAAGATCGACCCTGTGTttcaggaagaggaagaggccCTTAAA AATTGGTATGCAAAGACCCCCTTGGGAAAAAAGCGGATTAAGGCTGCCACaggaaaggaagaggaggaggcagcagtTAAAGACAAAGATTCaaagaagaaagggaaaaaatga